Within the Molothrus aeneus isolate 106 chromosome 1, BPBGC_Maene_1.0, whole genome shotgun sequence genome, the region TTTAAGGTCTTGTTTTCAAGATCTAAATAAGCTTTTCAAATCCTCTATTGGATGGAACATCATGAACTTCATGTCAAACTGAAAAGTCAAGACACCTACCCTACAATACTCGGTTCTTTGTAGTTCACAGTAACACTACAGCTTCGCCGCTTGCGTTTTGGGGACTGAGGTCCTTCACCTTCAGGGACAATTTCTGcatccccagtgctggggagcaCTGCAGCTGTATTGGTAACATCACAGAGATGCCCACGAGATGGCTCAGAAGGCTGCTCTGTGAAGAAATTAGGCACAGTTCAGTTCATTCAGATAAGCAAGCTTTAAAGAAAATCTAACCTTTCTTAAAACACTACTCTTTTagttgctattaaaaaaaaaataaaaaagcctaAATCTCCTAAACAATGTTAtctttcaagaaaacaaaaccaattacAGAACACTTTCTGTACTTACTAATAGACTTATCACTTGATTTGTTTTCAGTCTCTTCTTCATGACAGAGCTTCTGCTCACGCTGTGCCAAACATCTTTTAGACCTTGGCCTTGGATGGATTGGTGACATAGGGCTCTCATCCACCAaactttgccttttctttgaTTTACTCTTGTAAGGCTCATAGAGGCTGTCATCTGAGTCCCCTGCAGTACTGCTTGACTCAATGATATTGGTTTCAGCTGAATCTTCTTCATCCTCCACTTCAGTATCACTGTTGTTCACCTTGTTTTGTCGAAAAGGTGTAAGATGGACACTCTCTTCCAAATGAAAGTCATAAGCATCACTGATGCCACCcaagaaattctgcttttctttagaAGCCTTTTTACCCAATTTTCCTGGTCTTTGTTGGGAAGTAAGTGGCCGTTCCAGTTTTCCTTTCTGATACTTTTCTTTCCTTCGTTGAgggttttctctgcttttacACTCTAGTTGTTTAAGATCAGAATTACGTTTCAATTTGAACTGTGCAGTTTCAGAAGTTTTCTGCTTCAATGCCAGCTCTGAATCAACCTTGCTTTCATTCAAGTGAGGAACAGctgcatttatattttctgtagCACACTTCTCTAGACTTTCCTCAAGCCTAATTTCATCCTGTTCAGAAAGTTCTTTTACTGAATCAGGTGCTTCTAAATGGTCCAAGACACCAGTACAAATTACATCATGGTTCCTCATCGTCGAAAAGTGACGTCTGGTGGATACACTTTTTGGTAACACACTACCAAATCCAAACTTTACACTTGAAGAAACATtttccagctctggcactgtgTTGTTCAGATGAAAATCAGATGGCTGCCCTTATAATTGAAGGGAAAATGTCATATTAAaggcaaacagaaaaatcaTGTTAAGATGTGCAAAAATTCTGAACCTGTCAAAAATTCAGACTATTCTTTGCGTTTTCTCCACAGATTTTTATAATCTAGGATTTGGCAATTGAGATAAGCTCTGCTTAATATAGCTTCCATGCAGAAAGCAGTTAGGTAATATAACACTGGCATTTTCCTCTAAACTGTTCATTTTGGAAGGTTATTTACAGatcatttattttcctgagtATTTTGCTTTGTTAACAAGTTTTTATTGATTTCATAAATGCCAAGGACTGTATAAAGGCAATTTTACTTGGTTGAACTGTTTGATAGATAATGAAACTAGATGTAGCTATAGAGAAGATAAAGCAGTTTTAAATTCCTCCCCATTTTGCTGGACATCttcatttaaacattttagcAGTGGACAGCATTAGTATTTGCCCTTTATGACAAGAAGCAGAAAGTCACTTATCAGTTCCTTTAAAAGCAGCAATGTTTTAAACTTGTACTCACACATTGTTTTCCTAATTCAAAAATAGAGCAACATCTGATACTTTGATTTAGTTACCTTCACTTGGAATTATTTTGGTAAAGGAAATGTCACTTTCAGATTCCATACAGATCTTTGACAAAGAATTTCTGTCATCACCAGCTTCCATCCCACTTGGAAGTACAGGACCATCTTCTAGAACACACTTTAGAGGTTCTCTAGAGAAAAATACCGAAGGTAGTATTTACTGAACAGCAGTAGATTTTAACACAAGGAACAGTTTTCATTACACTGTGTTGcttccctttttccagtcagAAAATTAAACTTCCTGTAACAGATTTTTCCAAAGATAGACAGGCATTAATCAATGATACTTACATTGAATGTGTTGGTCCTGTGACACTGCAACTGTTTCCAGGACCCGAAGAAAGCACTCTTTGATTCTGTCAACAAAATCTTACTGTGATTATATGGCTGAAACAAGTTTGCACCATCAACAAATTTTAGACAATAGCCAAGTTACCCTAAAAGCACCAAAGAGTACCTTGACTCTCTGTCTAGCTAATACCAAGTGCCGTGGGTGTTAGCCAGCCACCTTCTcagcctctgcacatcagcacaTTCATCCCCAGCTCAATCCTACAGCAAGCAGACAGGGGAAGGAACTGTGCCTCAGAAAATCAGGGTGCTCCAACCACTGCCTAGCAGTCCCACTTATAACTTATTGACACACCCCCGCAGTGTGCACCCCGGGATACTGGGAACTGTGGACTAGTCCTTGCTCTGAACTAGGGCTCAGATCTAAAAGTCTACGTGCAGCTATGGTGGAAGAAGTGAAAGCAATCAGAAACAGAAGTCCTGCTCCTCAAGACAAAAAGGCACTTACTACATCTATGGAACACAAGTTCTTTGCTGGGCCAAGGAGAGTGACTGAGTCCAGTAAATTCTGAGAGACTTTGGAAATTATCTCATTCAAGGCCGACAGTCGGTTCTAATGGACAAAGGAAGAACAGTAACACTCTTACTATCATACTCTAGTATTAACTACAAACTTATCAGCATTATAACTAAAATCTGAAGAAACCTCCGTCAGGTGCCTTCACATGTGATAAGCTCCCTACAAAATTCACAGAAGATAGAATAAACATAAAATCTTAATTAACAAAAATGAAAGTCTTTCTTATTTTAGGTAAATAAGAAAGAgtagtgagaaaaaaaattcattaccATGTGTCAAGGTACCCGAACCAGCATACCAAATTaggtgaaaaaaatccccattgaACATACTGAGTTAATGTTTTATGAAACATTTAAGATCATAAAAATATCTGTCAATGGATTGGTACATATTCTGATGTTCAGCTTCACCAGCTCATATAGTTATTATTACAAATACCTCCACATGTCCTTGTTCTTGCTGGAACCTATGATTTCTTTGCAAGTCAAACATTTGAGCCTTCAAAATGTGATACTCTTTCCTTAGCTGAAGAATGGTAGCTTCAGCTTCCCTCAGTTTGAGCTTGTGTTCTTGCAAGGACAGAGCCAAATCTCTATTGTTTGCTTGAATGACCTTCATTTTGTTGGAGGTGTTGTCTGCAACAGAACAGTGAGTGTTTCAAATGggattgaaaagaaaacaaataaattataagTCCTAAGACATTTAAGCATCTTACTTGCTCTTTTGGCCTTTACGGTGGAGAACTGGGTAGTTTTACCCAGCCTTAACCATTTCTGAGTTCTTTTCTCTCTCATACGTTGTTTTATATCACTCAGACTGTCTTTGAAGGACTTTCTCGAGGATTCTGCCATCTTCTACCTTTAAAAGTAGAGAGTGTGAGGAACCCATGAAGCTGGGGTTGCACCACGCACCCCCGACGCCAAAGGAAAAGGCACAGGGAGAGACGAGTGAAGTTCGGGGCAGTTTTAAGCGGAGGAACACACGCAACAAAGCCCCACAGCCAGGAAaagacaggcagctctggccatTCTCACCGAGGCCGCTGTCCCGACCGCGCGGAGGCTGAACTGCAAAACGCTCGGTGCCcgcggcagggccgggccgggctttAAACACCGGCGCCGGAGCCAAGAGCTCGCCTGGCGTGTCCCGAGGCGCCGGCAGCCGGCCCCGGCTCCTCTAAGTGCAGGCACAGCGTCCCAGCACCCAGCACGGCCGGCCGTACCTCCTCGGAAGGGCGAACGCAGAGCGGAGCCCTTCCCCTCGACCGGCTGCGACCGCCCGAGTCCCCGGCGGAGGCGGGAGGGCCCGCACGGATCCGGGCGCAGCAGCGGCCTGGATTTTCCCTCGTCCGCAGCTCGGTGCTCCCCCTTCCGCGCACGtccagctcctctctccccGCGGCCCGGCTGTacctggctgtgccctgtgccccgcTCGGCCCCCGGGACGCGCAGGAGCGCCCGCTCGGCCCCGCGGGGCGGCACCACCCACGCCCGCCACTACCGCCACGCGCCGTTCAAAcgtcgccgccgccgcctcccatTGGTGCACCCCGAACCTTACGTCACGCTGCGAGCGCCGCGCGCACCCGCGCCTGGCCCCGCCCACCTCCGGCACCGCCTCAGTAACGGCGGGGCGAACAGCTGAGGGTTAAACTGCAGGGCCCGGACATTAAGCTCCTTAACTTAACTCCTTAATTTGCGGTGCTTTATTACCTGTGGCCGCTTCTTGCACCAGTAGCAGCATGAGCCTTTCACGCTTTGGAGCTGCGCTGTGAGAGTTACCCACAAGAGAGTTGCCCAGGCCGTGAAGCGTAGGACAAGCGAGAGAGGAAAGCCAGTGTCTTTACAAACGATTTGAAGGGTGAACGTGTGGGTGTTAAAGTCTCTGAAATGGGTGTTGGTGTCTCTAACTTTGGCAGCAGGTTTgttgcagagcccaggcagcttGGCTTGTGAAACAGACAAGCACAAGCCTAGGTTTCTGAACTTTGGGGTAAAATAGTAGGTTCAAGGGGGCAGGTGGATCGGGAAGGCTGTACCTTCCCAGTGCCTCAGCGATAGGCAAAGGAAGAGGGCAACGTGCGGCCGGGAGTTCAGGATAAAAGGAGGCtgtccccccaaaaaaacctcaggagAGAAAACCCTGCATCTGTGTGTCCCAGTGGACGCTCTCTTTATTAGGATAAAGTTACAGGacttctctgtctcctttttggacataaacctctctGGCATTTGTGGATTTTCCTGACAAGCATGAGGGAACTTGCATCTCCTGTGTGCTTATACACATCTTTACCACGGCATGCTGAACCTTGATTAACCACTGAgagaaatgggaggaaaaaaaaatcagtgaaatgaTGTCTTGTTAACAGAATAAATGGTATTCTTGATTCTGTTAAATCAGCATTTCATAGCTGCTACACTTTTTCTTGGTCTTACAGCTATTCCTGATTTCCTGGTTTTATTCATTACAGCTTGGATATGTTGTGGCAATCTGATTTCAAACTTGAAAAATTCTCGTGGATCATGACAGAAACCATGATGTATGTGCTTTTGTCCTTTCCCACTCCTTGCAAAGTCATGTAATTTTTCCAGTTCAGCCTTGAAGGCCTCATCTATGTAGTTTTACAGTAgtataaatgaatatttaactTACTCTCCTACTTTATCAATAGATAGCGTTAAAGTTGGTGTTGCATTCCTGTTAGCAAAGAAGTTGTCCTGCAAGCCCAGCCCTGGATGCAGTGTGACAATTCCCTTTGGAGACGTAAGATCGTGTAAAAAACCCATATTTTCTTTAGGATTGAGCATGAAAAATTATGAGCAATTTACACACATTATAGACCCACTTACTTACCAGTAACACACAAAACTATAGCAACCCACAATCTTAGTTTCTCATTACacgttgttttcttttttctcatctaCTTGATGAACCTGAGTAACAACAACCCACCCATCCTTCCAGCCCCAAAAAACTctcccaaaacaaaacctcacaggcctgggggaagaagaaaataaatgtttttaaaaaaccaaccaagcaaccaaaaaaaccccaaaccacctctgtttcccttcccctctctccctcccctgccaaaccagaagaaaaatagaGGCATACTGGACATTAAGAACTCCATAGTCTGTAGAAATGCTGGTTTTCCGCTATTGTATGATTAGCTTCACATCCCCCTCCCTCAGGCCTCTCACTGTTTTCAAGGCCATGATTGGGCATGCTCCTTCACTCAGCGGCAGCAAACAGTGTCACCTGGAGCCTTGCAAATCTGTCTCTAAACATAGATGAAACTATCTGGCTGAATTCAGCTTCTGGGGCTTGGAGgttgttttttgtgttgttttttttttttttttttcccagctagGCACAACTATTCTAACCCAAAGCAATACCTTTCCCTACAAACTTTGTCTGCTTAAAGCCAGCAGGTGTTTTGCATTTAACCAAGTAGCAATTGATAGTTCCCAACAGTGCTGGTAAGGTCTTTTATCCATTAGTCATTTATTAGTTTGACACAAACACGCTGATTGTGATTAAATGAAccctgttttaattaaaaaacaatgcTTTCCTCATTATTATCTAAGTGCTactctttattaattttttttttgttctgaataCACTTAtatcaccttttttttcattttattgtttcCATCAATTTTTTTACAGCTCTTTCAGAAACACTTTGGAATCTTTCTGCAGATTATCTTTTATTTCCTGTATTTGAATTTCTATATCCTGATAATCACATTTTCACTGGTACTGAGGTGTGCTCCTTTGTGTCTCATCTCTATAGCCAGTTTTGTTTCTATTAGATTATTTGCAGGCTACACCCTGTGTATGTATCATTTTACTTATTTATAGCGGAGGATTCCAAGTAGTGAA harbors:
- the SGO1 gene encoding shugoshin 1, coding for MAESSRKSFKDSLSDIKQRMREKRTQKWLRLGKTTQFSTVKAKRANNTSNKMKVIQANNRDLALSLQEHKLKLREAEATILQLRKEYHILKAQMFDLQRNHRFQQEQGHVENRLSALNEIISKVSQNLLDSVTLLGPAKNLCSIDVNQRVLSSGPGNSCSVTGPTHSIEPLKCVLEDGPVLPSGMEAGDDRNSLSKICMESESDISFTKIIPSEGQPSDFHLNNTVPELENVSSSVKFGFGSVLPKSVSTRRHFSTMRNHDVICTGVLDHLEAPDSVKELSEQDEIRLEESLEKCATENINAAVPHLNESKVDSELALKQKTSETAQFKLKRNSDLKQLECKSRENPQRRKEKYQKGKLERPLTSQQRPGKLGKKASKEKQNFLGGISDAYDFHLEESVHLTPFRQNKVNNSDTEVEDEEDSAETNIIESSSTAGDSDDSLYEPYKSKSKKRQSLVDESPMSPIHPRPRSKRCLAQREQKLCHEEETENKSSDKSIKQPSEPSRGHLCDVTNTAAVLPSTGDAEIVPEGEGPQSPKRKRRSCSVTVNYKEPSIVGKLRRGDPFTDTKFLCSPIFKLKKDAKRHSRKKDYENIQ